A single region of the Granulicella aggregans genome encodes:
- a CDS encoding PfkB family carbohydrate kinase — MSILVVGSVAFDSIETPSGKRTKILGGAATHFALAASYFTDVRVIGVVGEDFTAEHEAVFERRGIDTEGIERADGLTFHWTGEYSGTLNEAKTLGTDLNVFATFAPKIPEQYKDSEYLFLANIDPVLQLQVRQQMPDVKLVCGDTMNYWIADHRANLDKVLAVLDVLLINDGEARMISGEQNPVKAAEKVMQLGPKSLVVKHGEYGATGYFSERAFGGKASRPFRAPALPLGEVVDPTGAGDSFAGGFYGYIASQPELTPAVFKTAMFYGGVMGSFAVERFGTDRLASVTSEEINERFELFREISHLEDALAGA, encoded by the coding sequence ATGTCGATACTTGTTGTAGGTTCGGTGGCGTTCGATTCGATCGAGACGCCTTCTGGGAAGAGAACGAAGATCCTGGGCGGGGCGGCGACGCACTTTGCGCTGGCTGCCAGCTACTTTACGGACGTGCGCGTGATCGGGGTCGTAGGTGAGGACTTTACGGCGGAGCACGAGGCGGTCTTCGAGCGCCGCGGGATCGATACCGAGGGGATCGAGCGGGCTGACGGACTTACGTTTCACTGGACCGGCGAGTACAGCGGCACCCTGAATGAAGCAAAGACTCTTGGCACGGACTTGAACGTCTTCGCGACGTTTGCGCCAAAGATTCCTGAGCAGTATAAGGACAGCGAGTACCTCTTCCTGGCGAACATCGACCCGGTGCTGCAGTTGCAGGTGCGCCAGCAGATGCCCGACGTGAAGCTGGTGTGCGGCGATACGATGAACTACTGGATCGCTGACCATCGCGCGAACCTGGATAAGGTTCTTGCGGTGTTGGACGTGCTGCTGATCAACGATGGCGAGGCGCGCATGATCTCCGGTGAGCAGAACCCTGTGAAGGCTGCGGAGAAGGTGATGCAGCTTGGGCCGAAGTCGCTGGTGGTGAAGCATGGCGAGTATGGAGCGACGGGATACTTCAGCGAGCGTGCGTTTGGCGGGAAGGCTTCGCGGCCGTTTCGTGCACCGGCCCTTCCGCTGGGTGAAGTGGTGGATCCGACGGGAGCGGGCGATTCGTTTGCTGGCGGCTTCTATGGGTACATCGCGTCGCAGCCGGAGCTTACGCCTGCGGTCTTCAAAACGGCGATGTTCTATGGCGGCGTGATGGGCTCGTTCGCGGTGGAGCGGTTTGGGACGGACCGGCTGGCTTCGGTGACGAGCGAAGAGATCAATGAGCGGTTTGAGTTGTTCCGCGAGATATCGCATCTTGAAGACGCGTTGGCAGGAGCTTGA
- the mtnP gene encoding S-methyl-5'-thioadenosine phosphorylase, with translation MQKAEIGIIGGSGLYGMSGLTNVREEIVETPFGAPSDAFVLGELDGRSVAFLARHGRGHRILPSELNFRANIYAMKMLGVERILSVSAVGSLKEEHKPTDFVIPDQFIDRTFARVGTFFGDGIVGHVAFGDPVCATVRGVFEKACAEVGVVGKNGGTYVCMEGPQFSTRAESNLYRSWGADVIGMTNLQEAKLAREAEICYATLAMVTDYDCWREGHDDVTVEQVVAVLHQNADNGTKVVKAAIAAMPTDRKCACADALKYAILTDKKAIPEAVKERLGLLLGKYL, from the coding sequence TTGCAGAAGGCAGAGATTGGCATTATTGGCGGCAGCGGTTTGTATGGCATGTCCGGGCTAACGAATGTTCGTGAAGAGATTGTAGAAACGCCGTTTGGAGCGCCTTCGGATGCGTTTGTGCTGGGTGAGTTGGATGGTCGCAGCGTCGCGTTTCTGGCGAGGCATGGGCGGGGGCATCGCATTCTTCCGAGCGAGCTGAACTTTCGCGCGAACATCTACGCGATGAAGATGCTGGGCGTGGAGCGGATTCTTTCGGTGTCGGCTGTTGGGTCGCTGAAGGAAGAGCATAAGCCGACAGACTTTGTGATTCCAGACCAGTTCATCGATCGCACGTTTGCGCGCGTAGGGACGTTCTTTGGCGATGGCATCGTGGGCCATGTGGCGTTTGGCGATCCGGTGTGCGCGACGGTTCGCGGCGTGTTCGAGAAGGCTTGCGCCGAGGTCGGTGTTGTTGGAAAAAACGGCGGGACTTACGTGTGCATGGAAGGGCCGCAGTTTTCTACGCGGGCGGAGTCGAACCTGTACCGCAGTTGGGGCGCGGACGTGATCGGCATGACGAATCTGCAGGAGGCCAAGCTGGCTCGCGAGGCGGAGATCTGTTATGCCACGCTCGCCATGGTGACCGACTACGACTGCTGGCGCGAGGGTCATGATGACGTGACTGTGGAGCAGGTGGTCGCCGTTTTGCACCAGAACGCCGATAACGGGACGAAGGTCGTGAAGGCGGCGATCGCAGCGATGCCGACGGACCGCAAGTGTGCCTGTGCAGACGCGCTGAAGTACGCGATTTTGACGGATAAGAAGGCGATTCCGGAGGCGGTGAAGGAGCGGCTGGGGTTGTTGCTGGGAAAGTATCTGTAA
- the ygfZ gene encoding CAF17-like 4Fe-4S cluster assembly/insertion protein YgfZ, protein MTAIASPPAQSATAQQQLTALLEASAVAPLSSIGWIKLTGDDRVRWLNGMTTNSIQALASGEMNYNFFLSSQGRIQGDAVALALDNSILLGTAADRVPALMELLDRFIIMDDVELAQHPSFGLVVAGPQAASTLAAVGIATNDLAPLHFTAIDDWRGHKVAILHSHSPLVPRIELWAESPDTIAQITEAVIASGAALVGDEALNHLRLLEGTPLYGTDIRDKELPQETAQTRALHFAKGCYLGQEIVERIRSRGNVHRTFHAFQLTGDLPAASTVLEVDGKPVGELTSVAAIPLASGPMNLALGYIRREALERNLAIAYPGGTAQPVTTPITISERNV, encoded by the coding sequence ATGACAGCTATCGCCTCCCCGCCCGCACAATCCGCAACCGCGCAGCAGCAGCTCACCGCGCTGCTCGAAGCCTCTGCCGTCGCACCACTCTCAAGCATCGGCTGGATCAAGTTGACGGGCGACGATCGCGTCCGCTGGCTCAACGGGATGACGACCAACTCCATCCAGGCGCTCGCGTCCGGCGAGATGAACTACAACTTCTTCCTGTCCTCGCAAGGCCGAATCCAGGGCGATGCCGTCGCCCTCGCGCTCGACAACAGCATCCTGCTCGGAACCGCCGCTGACCGGGTTCCCGCGCTCATGGAGCTCCTCGACCGCTTCATCATCATGGACGACGTCGAACTCGCCCAGCATCCCAGCTTCGGCCTCGTCGTCGCGGGCCCTCAAGCTGCATCAACACTTGCAGCCGTAGGCATCGCAACGAACGACCTTGCACCGCTTCACTTCACGGCAATCGACGACTGGCGCGGCCACAAGGTCGCCATCCTCCACTCCCACAGTCCCCTCGTGCCACGCATCGAACTCTGGGCCGAATCGCCTGACACCATCGCGCAGATCACCGAGGCCGTCATCGCCAGCGGCGCAGCACTCGTGGGTGACGAAGCCCTCAACCACCTCCGCCTCCTCGAAGGCACGCCCCTCTACGGCACGGACATCCGCGACAAGGAGCTCCCCCAGGAGACCGCCCAGACCCGCGCTCTGCACTTCGCCAAGGGCTGCTATCTCGGCCAGGAGATCGTCGAGCGCATCCGCTCGCGCGGCAACGTCCATCGCACCTTCCACGCCTTTCAACTCACAGGCGATCTCCCCGCCGCCAGCACCGTCCTCGAAGTCGACGGCAAGCCGGTCGGCGAGCTAACCAGCGTCGCAGCCATTCCGTTAGCGTCCGGCCCCATGAACCTCGCCCTCGGTTACATCCGCCGCGAGGCCCTCGAACGCAATCTCGCCATCGCGTATCCCGGCGGCACGGCACAACCCGTCACCACCCCCATTACGATCTCCGAAAGGAACGTCTGA
- the lepB gene encoding signal peptidase I produces the protein MAERQAAKDPRVSESGLSFIASYLTLAAVWLFVITYVFQNFFIPSSSMASTLLVGDHVLVEREMLAPATKGASFLPYREVKRGDVIVFYKPLEENGSHMPLVKRVIAIPGDRIHLRNGVVFLNGVAQSEAYVAKPDPNRPYDSYVNDFPSVTADTEPGVSAQWSLAIPSAMEGEDIVVPPGKYFAMGDNRTNSLDSRYWGFVPRENIIGRPLLVYWSINVREVSDTDVALTAQAQSTVHELLHFFSDTRWSRTLHRVQ, from the coding sequence ATGGCTGAACGACAGGCAGCGAAAGATCCCCGGGTGAGCGAGAGCGGCTTGAGCTTCATCGCTTCGTACCTGACACTAGCAGCAGTCTGGCTCTTCGTCATCACGTACGTCTTTCAAAACTTCTTCATTCCGTCGTCCTCCATGGCGAGCACCTTGCTTGTAGGCGATCACGTTCTCGTCGAGCGCGAGATGCTGGCTCCCGCGACAAAAGGTGCTTCCTTCCTTCCATACCGCGAGGTCAAGCGGGGCGACGTCATCGTCTTCTACAAGCCACTCGAAGAGAATGGCTCCCACATGCCTCTCGTCAAGCGAGTGATCGCCATCCCCGGCGACCGCATCCACCTTCGCAACGGCGTCGTCTTCCTCAACGGAGTCGCCCAGAGCGAGGCTTACGTCGCAAAGCCCGATCCGAACCGCCCCTACGATTCGTACGTGAATGACTTCCCGTCGGTCACCGCAGACACCGAACCGGGTGTCTCAGCACAGTGGTCGCTCGCAATTCCCTCAGCCATGGAAGGCGAGGACATCGTCGTCCCGCCCGGCAAGTACTTCGCCATGGGGGACAACCGCACCAACAGCCTTGATAGCCGCTACTGGGGATTCGTTCCGCGGGAGAACATCATTGGCCGGCCGCTGCTTGTCTACTGGTCGATCAACGTTCGGGAGGTAAGCGACACCGACGTCGCTTTGACCGCACAAGCGCAGTCCACAGTTCACGAGCTTCTTCACTTCTTCAGCGACACTCGATGGAGCAGAACACTTCATCGAGTCCAATGA
- a CDS encoding DUF1844 domain-containing protein — MPEQNKPFVITDRRKFTLDGEPRPDADPSPEKVRPIVPPAEAPVESSARVIPQPIAEAPRAVAASPETEAANDFADEDPNQPPAPTAEQMEQSRIAFDATAERLDIAIRSANPGMEQLPKMSFERLVQSVYMTAIMQLGGNTPEGQKPQVDLLGAKQSIDMLTVIADKTAASLTLDEQQLIDSALFELRLAFLDITQALARTAQKPQPPAPGTPGFGPSIVR, encoded by the coding sequence ATGCCCGAGCAAAACAAGCCCTTCGTCATCACCGACCGCCGCAAGTTCACCCTCGACGGCGAGCCCCGCCCCGACGCCGACCCATCGCCCGAAAAAGTCCGTCCCATCGTCCCGCCGGCTGAAGCGCCCGTAGAATCCAGCGCCCGCGTCATCCCACAGCCGATCGCGGAAGCTCCGCGGGCCGTGGCCGCTTCGCCTGAGACTGAAGCTGCTAACGACTTCGCCGACGAAGACCCCAACCAGCCCCCGGCCCCCACAGCCGAGCAGATGGAGCAGTCCCGCATCGCGTTCGATGCCACCGCAGAACGCCTCGACATCGCCATTCGCTCCGCCAATCCCGGCATGGAGCAGCTCCCGAAGATGTCCTTCGAGCGCCTCGTCCAGTCCGTCTACATGACCGCCATCATGCAGCTTGGCGGCAACACCCCCGAAGGCCAGAAGCCGCAGGTCGACCTGCTCGGCGCAAAGCAGAGCATCGACATGCTCACGGTCATCGCGGATAAGACCGCAGCCAGCCTGACGCTCGACGAACAGCAACTCATCGACAGCGCCCTCTTCGAGCTCCGCCTCGCCTTCCTGGACATCACCCAGGCGCTGGCCCGCACCGCACAGAAGCCCCAACCACCCGCGCCCGGCACTCCCGGCTTCGGCCCCAGCATCGTCCGGTAA
- a CDS encoding MBL fold metallo-hydrolase: MKATLTFLGTGTSMGVPTLGCGCAVCTSAVTPPPAGDPRNRRTRPSVHIAWHSDGPDSYTDHAVLIDTGPDFHAQAIRERVTHVDAVFFTHPHADHILGMDDLRPLTFALVDPLPLYADDQTAATIERVFDYTFRPPSRGTTIARVKLNRFTEAYEAIHLFGASFQRIPVNHGNLVISGYRFGSAAYLTDMSSIPQASLAQLQNLDILILDALRHTPHPTHSNVENSLKIVDQLKPKRAFFTHMGHDLDHAATDATLPPHVRLAYDGLKLDFDLTPHITAEEIA, translated from the coding sequence ATGAAAGCTACTCTTACCTTCCTCGGCACCGGCACTTCGATGGGCGTCCCCACGCTGGGGTGCGGGTGCGCCGTCTGCACCTCCGCCGTCACGCCACCGCCCGCCGGAGACCCGCGCAACCGCCGAACCCGCCCCTCCGTACACATCGCCTGGCATAGCGATGGCCCCGACAGTTACACAGACCACGCCGTCCTCATCGATACCGGCCCCGACTTCCACGCCCAGGCCATCCGCGAGCGCGTCACCCACGTCGACGCCGTCTTCTTCACCCACCCCCACGCCGACCACATCCTCGGGATGGACGACCTTCGGCCGCTCACCTTCGCACTCGTCGACCCGCTCCCCCTCTACGCCGACGACCAGACCGCCGCCACCATCGAACGCGTCTTCGACTACACCTTCCGCCCGCCTTCAAGGGGTACAACGATCGCCCGGGTAAAGCTCAACCGGTTCACCGAAGCGTACGAGGCAATCCACCTCTTCGGGGCCAGCTTCCAACGCATCCCCGTGAACCATGGCAACCTCGTCATCAGCGGCTACCGCTTCGGCTCCGCAGCGTACCTGACAGACATGAGCTCCATCCCGCAAGCAAGCCTTGCGCAGCTCCAGAATCTCGACATCCTCATTCTCGACGCCCTCCGCCACACTCCGCACCCCACTCACTCCAACGTCGAGAACTCCCTCAAGATCGTCGACCAGCTCAAGCCCAAACGCGCCTTCTTCACCCACATGGGCCACGACCTCGACCACGCCGCCACCGACGCCACGCTCCCCCCGCACGTGCGTCTGGCCTACGACGGCCTGAAGCTGGACTTCGACCTAACACCTCATATCACCGCCGAGGAAATCGCATGA
- the ribF gene encoding riboflavin biosynthesis protein RibF → MKIYRSLAELPTDVGPTVATIGNFDGVHRGHQWVIDEVIARAAALGATSLAITLDPHPARVLGKQANLTLITPLEEKLALLAATGIDAAFVLPFDLELSRLTAREFASTILRDALHVAEVHEGENFRFGHHAEAGVEGLEQLGRDLSFNVRAYAPRALRGEAVSSSRIRKLIAAGEVHRARPLLGRPFSIVSTPASGRGYGTKYTVPTINLADYAELLPATGVYITQISINNETFDAVTNVGTRPTFGHIPGTPDFTVETHILNFHPIDLTETTPIRLAFLHRLRPEIKWPNPEALRAQIGLDVARAKRYFSLCKRLAKTVLPDERPPRAAVTS, encoded by the coding sequence ATGAAGATCTACCGCAGCCTCGCCGAACTCCCCACCGACGTCGGCCCCACCGTGGCCACCATCGGAAACTTCGACGGCGTTCACCGCGGCCACCAATGGGTCATCGACGAGGTCATCGCCCGGGCTGCCGCACTCGGAGCCACGTCGCTTGCAATTACTTTGGACCCCCACCCCGCCCGCGTCCTCGGCAAGCAGGCCAATCTAACCCTTATCACCCCGCTCGAAGAGAAGCTCGCGCTCCTCGCCGCCACTGGCATCGACGCCGCCTTCGTCCTCCCCTTCGACCTCGAACTCTCCCGCCTCACCGCCCGCGAGTTCGCCTCGACCATCCTTCGTGACGCGCTCCACGTCGCGGAGGTCCACGAGGGCGAGAACTTCCGCTTCGGCCACCATGCGGAGGCCGGCGTCGAAGGCCTCGAACAGCTAGGCCGCGATCTCAGCTTCAACGTCCGCGCCTACGCCCCCCGTGCCCTGCGTGGCGAAGCCGTCTCTTCCAGCCGCATCCGCAAGCTCATCGCCGCAGGAGAAGTCCATCGCGCCCGCCCACTCCTGGGCCGCCCTTTTAGCATCGTCAGCACCCCGGCCTCAGGCCGAGGCTACGGCACCAAATACACTGTTCCCACGATCAATCTCGCCGACTACGCGGAACTCCTACCCGCCACCGGCGTATACATCACCCAGATCTCTATCAATAACGAAACCTTCGACGCCGTCACCAACGTAGGCACACGCCCTACCTTCGGCCACATCCCCGGCACGCCCGACTTCACCGTCGAGACCCACATCCTCAACTTCCACCCCATCGACCTGACGGAGACCACCCCTATCCGTCTAGCCTTCCTGCACCGGCTCCGGCCCGAGATCAAGTGGCCCAATCCGGAAGCCCTACGCGCCCAGATCGGCCTCGACGTAGCCCGCGCGAAACGCTACTTCTCTCTTTGTAAGAGACTGGCAAAGACTGTCCTGCCAGACGAGCGCCCTCCGCGGGCGGCGGTCACTTCGTGA
- a CDS encoding penicillin-binding protein 1A, with protein sequence MSLFRSRPSRDREDVDDAEAERLAALEARWEAETRAERERELEEKRKNGWEPPKSHKAVARATFSVLLLLSALFGVMCGLMLVYSVDLPQIDDLVKYRPNTTTTLYDVHGRAFGSFSLERRVVVQYSDIPVNLRDAIISIEDKSFERNWGVNLFRAVGAAWRDLHAKGRAQGASTLTMQLARNLFLSSEKTYGRKLQEVLLSMQIERRFTKEQIFTLYANQIYLGRGTYGFEAGSEFYFSKHVKDLNLQEAALLAALPKGPEAYSPLRYPEKALKRRNLVLSEMLHDKKITAEQAKAAEAAPLGLRIETPSNNVAPYFVEEVRRQLEKEYGVEEVHGAGLRVDTTLDLDLQAVANKAVLDGTAAYERRRGWQGHLLNVVLAGLDPDLYKHPDWAQPVIEGTYVHGLVGEVAADHVVVKMGARRAVLKPADWAWTQFPTADSFLRTGDLVYVKVDKVLPDGGMHALLEQDSGAQASMMAIDNVNGEVLAMVGGRDYALSQFNRATQAQRQVGSSFKPYVYTTAVEAGAKPTDIIVDGPTSFYTPNGPYTPHNYEGDYKGAMTLITAFAESRNIPALKLAAKAGITKVIETAHRFGITSNIPAFLPVAIGSADITLAEQVGAYSVFPNDGIRIEPHYIRRVTQADGQPMHEIEVPVKEVISVDTARTMMQLLRAVVAYGTGAAASQLHHPLGGKTGTTNNYTDAWFVGFSPGVTCGTWIGFDDRQSLGEKETGAKAALPMWMDFMRAVIATRPDEVFPSEGAPKKELEVPLGEADAPKPVRKAKPLEPDADEDQDAPAAAAGTAVMPADAVPEDAAETTGKPKTVPH encoded by the coding sequence TTGAGTCTCTTCCGCAGCCGACCCTCCCGAGATCGCGAAGACGTAGATGACGCCGAAGCAGAGCGTCTGGCGGCGCTCGAAGCACGCTGGGAGGCCGAGACCAGGGCCGAACGCGAGCGGGAGCTTGAAGAGAAGCGAAAGAATGGCTGGGAGCCGCCGAAGAGCCACAAGGCTGTGGCTCGAGCTACGTTCAGCGTGCTGTTGCTACTGTCGGCGCTCTTCGGGGTGATGTGCGGGCTGATGCTGGTGTACTCGGTCGACCTGCCGCAGATCGACGACCTGGTAAAGTACCGGCCGAATACGACGACGACGCTCTATGACGTGCATGGCCGGGCGTTTGGCAGCTTTTCACTGGAGCGCCGGGTGGTGGTGCAGTACTCGGATATCCCGGTCAACCTGCGGGACGCGATCATCTCCATTGAAGATAAGAGCTTCGAACGAAACTGGGGCGTAAACCTCTTTCGGGCGGTGGGTGCGGCTTGGCGGGACCTTCATGCGAAGGGGAGGGCGCAAGGGGCTTCGACGCTGACGATGCAGTTGGCGCGGAACCTGTTTCTGTCGTCCGAAAAGACTTACGGGCGAAAGCTGCAGGAGGTACTGCTCTCGATGCAGATCGAGCGGCGGTTTACCAAGGAGCAGATCTTCACGCTGTATGCGAATCAGATCTATCTGGGGCGTGGGACGTATGGGTTCGAGGCGGGCAGCGAGTTCTACTTCAGCAAGCATGTGAAGGACCTGAACCTGCAGGAGGCGGCTCTGCTGGCAGCACTGCCGAAGGGGCCGGAGGCGTACTCGCCACTACGCTACCCGGAGAAGGCGTTGAAACGCAGAAACCTCGTGCTGAGCGAGATGCTGCACGACAAGAAGATCACCGCCGAGCAGGCGAAGGCGGCGGAGGCTGCGCCGCTGGGGCTGCGGATCGAGACGCCTTCGAACAATGTTGCGCCTTATTTTGTCGAAGAGGTTCGGCGGCAGCTCGAAAAGGAGTATGGCGTCGAAGAGGTGCACGGAGCGGGGCTGCGGGTGGATACGACGCTCGACCTGGACCTGCAGGCCGTGGCGAACAAGGCGGTGCTCGATGGGACGGCAGCGTACGAGCGGCGGCGGGGATGGCAGGGGCATCTGCTGAACGTGGTGCTGGCGGGGCTCGATCCTGACCTCTACAAGCATCCTGACTGGGCGCAGCCGGTGATTGAAGGGACATACGTGCATGGGCTGGTGGGCGAAGTCGCCGCCGACCATGTCGTGGTGAAGATGGGCGCTCGCCGAGCGGTACTGAAGCCGGCGGATTGGGCCTGGACACAGTTTCCGACGGCGGACAGTTTTCTGCGGACCGGCGATCTGGTTTACGTGAAGGTGGACAAGGTACTCCCGGATGGCGGGATGCATGCGCTGCTGGAGCAGGACTCGGGAGCGCAGGCGTCGATGATGGCGATCGACAACGTGAACGGCGAGGTGCTGGCGATGGTGGGCGGCCGCGACTATGCGCTGTCGCAGTTCAACCGGGCTACGCAGGCGCAGCGGCAGGTGGGGTCGTCGTTCAAGCCATATGTTTATACGACGGCAGTCGAGGCGGGAGCTAAGCCGACGGACATTATTGTGGATGGGCCGACGTCGTTCTACACGCCGAACGGGCCGTATACGCCGCATAACTACGAGGGCGACTACAAAGGCGCGATGACTCTGATTACCGCATTTGCGGAGTCACGGAACATCCCGGCGTTGAAGCTGGCGGCGAAGGCGGGAATCACGAAGGTGATTGAGACGGCGCACCGGTTTGGGATCACCAGCAATATCCCGGCGTTTCTGCCGGTGGCAATCGGGTCGGCAGACATTACGCTCGCCGAGCAGGTGGGAGCGTACAGCGTCTTTCCCAACGATGGGATCAGGATTGAACCGCACTACATTCGCCGCGTCACGCAGGCGGATGGGCAGCCGATGCACGAGATCGAGGTGCCTGTAAAAGAGGTGATCTCAGTAGACACGGCGCGGACGATGATGCAGCTTCTGCGGGCTGTTGTCGCGTATGGGACGGGCGCTGCGGCCTCGCAACTTCACCATCCTCTGGGCGGCAAGACGGGGACGACGAACAACTACACGGATGCGTGGTTTGTGGGCTTCTCGCCGGGGGTGACGTGCGGGACGTGGATTGGGTTCGACGACAGGCAGTCGCTGGGTGAGAAGGAGACGGGCGCAAAGGCGGCGTTGCCGATGTGGATGGATTTTATGAGGGCGGTGATTGCGACGCGACCGGATGAGGTCTTTCCGAGCGAGGGCGCGCCGAAGAAGGAGCTTGAGGTGCCTCTGGGCGAAGCGGACGCGCCTAAGCCGGTGAGGAAGGCGAAGCCGCTCGAGCCGGATGCGGATGAGGATCAGGATGCTCCGGCGGCGGCAGCGGGCACGGCAGTGATGCCGGCTGATGCGGTCCCGGAGGATGCTGCTGAAACTACGGGGAAGCCTAAGACGGTACCGCACTAG
- a CDS encoding S41 family peptidase, with translation MPKTSKILLLAASAVLVLTIFMGVNASGVSAASDTTQDSAYKQINVYSEVLQHIQSDYVVEPNIPSVTNGALRGLLESLDADSSYLSPDDYKLYKMDKGGKAQVGINVSKRFGYANVVSVVPGSPADRAGLVDGDILEAIDGHDTRDIPLAIIQKMLEGAPGSAVSVSVVRPKKPEPDKIDMTRTVTQIPAVQDAMYDGFSILYLKPGILDHEHVQQLESKLKGMRSAGNKKVLLDLRDVAAGDMAEGTRLANFLLKSGTIGSLEGQQVAKVTFTADPSKAIVPTAPTVVLVNHGTAGPAELVAAALLDNKRADLVGEKTFGEGTQQKTFEMPDGSALILSVAKYESPSGKKLQDEGVTPGVTVASATLEQGGSDDDAAAQPMGATPAPVVVVKPQVTVDEQLTKALDLLKAKAA, from the coding sequence ATGCCGAAGACCTCGAAGATCCTGTTGCTTGCTGCCTCTGCTGTTCTTGTCTTGACGATCTTCATGGGTGTGAACGCCAGTGGCGTGAGCGCCGCATCGGACACCACCCAGGACAGCGCCTACAAGCAGATCAACGTATACAGCGAGGTGCTGCAGCATATCCAGAGCGACTATGTGGTCGAACCGAACATTCCTTCGGTGACGAATGGCGCTCTGCGCGGGCTGCTGGAATCGCTGGATGCGGACTCGAGCTACCTGTCGCCGGACGACTACAAGCTCTACAAGATGGACAAGGGTGGCAAAGCGCAGGTCGGGATCAACGTCTCCAAGCGCTTCGGCTATGCCAATGTGGTATCGGTCGTTCCCGGCAGTCCGGCGGATCGGGCTGGTCTGGTCGATGGCGATATCCTCGAGGCGATCGACGGCCACGACACCCGCGACATTCCGCTGGCGATCATCCAGAAGATGCTCGAAGGCGCTCCTGGAAGCGCGGTCTCGGTCTCCGTGGTGCGCCCAAAGAAACCGGAGCCGGACAAGATCGACATGACTCGCACGGTAACGCAGATTCCAGCGGTGCAGGACGCGATGTACGACGGCTTCAGCATTCTCTACCTGAAGCCGGGGATCCTGGACCACGAGCATGTGCAGCAGCTTGAATCGAAGCTCAAAGGCATGCGGAGCGCGGGAAACAAGAAGGTTCTGCTGGATCTGCGCGACGTAGCCGCAGGCGATATGGCTGAGGGGACGAGGCTGGCAAACTTCCTGCTGAAGTCGGGAACGATTGGCAGCCTGGAAGGGCAGCAGGTCGCGAAGGTGACCTTTACGGCTGATCCCTCAAAGGCGATCGTTCCTACGGCACCGACAGTTGTGCTGGTGAATCACGGTACGGCAGGCCCGGCGGAGTTGGTGGCAGCGGCACTTCTCGACAACAAGCGCGCGGATTTGGTGGGGGAGAAGACCTTCGGCGAGGGCACGCAGCAGAAGACCTTCGAGATGCCCGATGGTTCGGCCCTCATTCTTTCCGTGGCGAAGTACGAGTCGCCTTCAGGGAAAAAGCTTCAGGATGAGGGAGTTACGCCCGGTGTGACGGTTGCCTCCGCAACCCTGGAGCAGGGTGGATCAGACGACGACGCTGCCGCGCAGCCGATGGGAGCGACCCCCGCTCCCGTCGTGGTGGTTAAGCCACAGGTAACAGTAGACGAACAGTTGACCAAGGCGCTCGACCTGTTGAAGGCCAAAGCGGCTTAG